The Thermotoga maritima MSB8 region CTGGTGATGGTGGAGGGAAATGTAAAATCATAACCCAAGATCTCTCCTGTTCCGAAAACGGTATTTTCGACATCGAAATCGTCTACATCAGATTGTGGAACATGGATGAGCTCTCTCAGGGATACATAGTCGATGTCATTACCCGTTACGATGTTTCTTGCCTGATCGATTAATTCCTGTGCCTTTGTTTTATGCCTTCTTCAGCGATGATGCCTACAACCGCTGTACATCCGGCGAGGACCACAAGAAAGGACAGAAGGACAAGTAACATTTTTCTGCTCATGAAAATCACCTCCCGTATATGGTGCAGTAATTATAACATAATTGTAAATGAATTTAATAGATGATGTCACAGTTTTTTGTTTTGTGAGGTAAGAGCTGTTAAAATGATGTCAGAGATTGAGGAAAACTCTTCAAAAAAGCTTTCAATGAGTTACGATGATAAAAAAGCCGCCTTCTCAGGCGGCTTTGTCGTAAACAGAGTTCTGTCTCAAGCCTGCTGAAGGACCTTTTTGACTTCATCTAGGGATGGAATTTTACCGGAGATGACAACTTTTCCATCCACCGCTACTGCGGGGGTTGCCACGACACCTCTTGAGACAATCTCGTTTATGTCCTGAACCTTTTCAACAACTGCATCGATTCCCAGTTCTTCGATTGCCATTCTCACGATTTTTTCTGTCTGTTTGCACCTCGGACACCCTTTTCCTAGTATCTCCACCTTTTTTGCCATGCTATCCCTCCTTTTAAATTACTCCGTATATCATTCCAAACAGAGTGGAAAAAACAACCACAAGGCCAAAGTAAGTGAAGGCCTTTTTCTTTCCAAGAAGCTTTGTGATAACGATCATGCTTGGCAGGCTGAGGGAATTACCGGCCATGAGAAGAGCAAGGGTTGGACCCTTTGCCATTCCAAGTTCTCTCAGAGCCTGAACTATTGGAACTTCCGTAAGAGTGGCAAAGTACATGAGAGTTCCTATGACGGACGCTACAAGATTTGACAAGAAACTGTTGCTTCCAAGAAGTGCCGTTACCACCTGCTGGGGCAGAAGTCTGGTCAGAACACCTGCGAAGAACACACCGATGAAGAGATATGGCAGTATTTTCTTTGCGAAGTCCCAGGTTTCGTACAGCCAGTTTTCAACGGTGTCTCTTTTGAAACCAAACAAAGCCATGAAAAGTGCGGAGATTCCGAGCAATGTCATCAGGGAATATTTGAGGGTCTGGTTGATACCAAGAGAACTCGTTACCAGAAATCCAAGCTGTATCAGGAAAAATATTATTCCTCTTACGCCGTATTGATCGTCATCGGAAGTGAACGCGAGTCCACCTTCTCCCCTTTCCTGATAGATCATTTCCATGATCAAGCCTATCAGGACAGCTGCTGTTATCGTTGCAATGAGACGGGCAAGTCCCAAATCCCATCCAAGAACTCGGGCTGTCAGAAATATCGCAGCGATGTTTATGGCAGGTCCGGCAAACAAGAAAGTGGTGGCAGGACCTATACCCGCACCTTTTTTGTAGATCCCTCCAAAGAGCGGAAGAATGGTGCAGGAACAGACAGCCAGAATACCACCGGAAATCGCAGCGACAGGATAAGAAATGATCCTTTTTGCGTTTGGACCAAGGAGTTTCAAAACGGCGTCCTTTTTGAGCATTACTGATATCGTTCCGGCGATGAAGAATGCGGGAACAAGACACAGAAGAACGTGTTCACGTGCGTATTCGTGAAGCAGGTAGAATCCGTTCAGAATACTCTGATCGACAATCGGATGCCCGAACGGAACGAAATAGAAAGCCACAAAGATCAGAGCGATCAGGATGAAGGTCGCCAAGTTTCTCACTCCTTATTTGATAGATTTTGTAAAGAGCAGGAGTTAACGGCTTTAACACCATATTCCTTTCTCGCACGTTCGAGAATAGTGATCAGAAAGGGATATTTTTCGAGGAATCTTTCATCGATCGAATAGTAAACGAAGGAATCTTCTCTGCGAGATTTGACAATGCCGTGGTTTTTGAGAACGTGGAGATGCTGTGAGATGTTCGGCTGAGTCGTTCCTATACTTGCCAGTATCTGGCAAACGCACATCTCTTTCTCCAGAAGAAGAGTTAAAATCTTCAGCCTGGTTTCGTTTGAAAGGATATGGAACAACTCGTGAAGCTTCATATAATCACCTTCTTATATAATTGATCACTTATATACTATCAGAAAAGATAAACTTCATCGTTTAGACTGAGCAACGAAGAGAAGACCTGTGAGTTACAAAACGAATAATTGAAAAAAGCACAGGTTCTCCTGCGCTTTTTCAGGAGAATTCATGTAGCAAACCTTAAATTGCCTTGCCTCATATTCTTTCATGCTCGTTTCAAATCCTCTATTAGTTTTTCAATAGCATCCAAGAATCCTTCCGCTTTTCTTATCCAGTCTTTCACGTTCTCCTCCTCAAATTCAACAAGCTCTCCATAGTCTCCTGTCTTTCTATGCTCAAACATGCGATTGTAGAACTTTCCCAGTTCCTTGTTTACTTTTCCAGTTTTTACAAACTCTCTGTTAAAAGCTGCCAGAACACCACTATGTTTGGAAAATGAAAGACCTTTGGCGAGAAGAAGCGCGGAAACTTGATAAAATAAAGCATAATAAATTCTGTTTACTGCGGAATGTAATCTCTCATTTTTTAAAAGCAGTTTCGCGTCGTCAAGACATTCTCTTGCTCTTCTTCTCCAATATTCAATGATTTTTTCCTTTTCGTTCATACGATTATACCTTCTTTTTCAACGTTGACGATGAAAGGAAGGATCTTCCTGTATCTATCCCACTCCTTCTTTGAATAAACGCTTACATCCAGAACAATGTCGTAGTTGAGGTTAAACTCATAAGCGATATCGTAAATGGATTCTTTTACTTTAATATCGACATCTCTATCCAGTATCACGAAAACATCAATGTCCGACTCTTCTCTGGTACTTCCCCTTGCACAAGAACCAAATAGAACAACTTCTACCTCACCGAATTTTTCAGAAACTCTTTTTTTGAATTCCGATAGTATTTGTAGTATTTCCATCATTTCACCACCCCAACACAGTCACAGAAAATCTATTGAATCCAAACTGCTCAAAAGTAGCAGGATTTTGTCAAACAATTCTTGCTCTATGGAAAATGATAACATAACATGGTTTTAAGGTAATGACAGGATTATGCTCACAGCATCAGAAGCAAACCTTGCCTCCGAACCTGAAGGTTTCAGGATTTCCCGAATATTAATTTTCCCAATCGAGGAGCCTCTTTTCTCCTTCGAGTTCTTTTATCCTCGTGATGTCCTGTACCACTTCCAGTGTTCCCAGATAGTTTCCTTCTTTGTCCAGGACCTGGAAATAGCGTATGTGGATCTTTCTGTCACCCATGTTGATCCAGAACTCCGCAGGTTCTTTCCTTCCCTCTTTGAAAGCTTTGAGGATTTTGTTCACGATATGAACGCTCCTTGGGGGATGACAGAACTGGACCGGTCTTCCAAGAACGGTGGGAGCTCTGTGGAAGATCCTGTGACCTCCAGAGAAGAAACGAACTCTGCCGTGTTTATCCACAAAGGTAATATCGAACGGCAACGTTTTGAAAATAGCATTCAGTTCTTCTAAAGATAGATAACCACTTTCTATTTTTATGTCGTTGTCTCGAACCAGCGAATATTCTGTGTCTGGTGTGAGCATTCCGGCAACCCTTTTGATCTCATCGGGAAGTTTCTCATAAGTTTCAGGTGAAACGACGGGATCTATCTCGTCAGCTACCCTCTCCCTGAAGGAGGAGGGCTTGCTCAACCCAAACGGGGAGCATCAGGCCGACTGACATCGGCCCCTAAAAGCTTTTCAAGATTACCCTGCTGGTCTTTGACAAGAACTCTCAGGGCTATGTTGATCGCACCAACTATGTCTGCGTGTTCTTCGTAGCCGCAGTTCTGACATACAAAACGCTCTCCATGGTCTGGTCTGTTTTCTTTCGAGACGTGGCCGCACCTGGGACAGGTTTGCGAGGTGTAGCTGGGGTCGACCTTTTCGGACTGAACTCCGTAGTACAATTTCGCTTTGTACTCTATCTTTTGCTGAAGACTTGCAAACGGCCATTGTTCTGACTGTCTTCTTGCTTCTTTGTCTTTGCCGCGGTAGGTGATTCTGTTAGCTCTGATCTGAGTCAGGTCTTCGAGAACAAACCTGGCACCAGGGTGGCTTGTGATGAGCTTTTTTGCAATGATGTGCAGTACGTTCTCAGTGAACCGTTTCTCTCGCCTGCTGATCCTGGCAAGTTTTCTCTTAGCAGAGCGAGTGCCTTTTGACATGAGTTCAGAGCGAAGACGTTGATAGTGTTGTTTTCTTTGTTTGAACTCTTCAGGAAGGTCTATCAGATACCTGGTGCCTTTGGTCGAGGTGGCAGCAGCAATGTGTCTTTCTCCAACGTCAACACCGAGGATTTCTTTTGGTTGATGTTCCTGAACTTCAAGCGTTACAGGAACAAGCAAGAAGAAGGTTTTGGATGATTTGTCGTAAGTCAGTATTGGATCGCCGATCTTGCCAGACTTGAGGTACTCAAAGTGTTTGGACCAGCCCTTCATCGGGATCCATTTGATTCGACCTTGAAGTGTGGAGAAGCGTGCCACTCTCCGTTGATCTTTTTGAAGCTTGCAGTTCTGTTGTACGTGTATTTGACGATCAAGCTCTTTCGCTTCGGTGGTTTATCCCAGAACTTCTTGACTGCTTTCGAATCGGGTTTTCGACGTTTGAGTTCTTTGAACTGAGCCCAGAGAGTTTTGTACATTGCAGAGACGTCTCTGTTCACATTGATGGCTATTTGAGCGGGAAGGCAAAATTTCTCACGGATGGTGCTGTAGTAAAGCTTATGGAGTTTTTTGACGTTCGTCGATTTGTCCTTGAGGTTTTGTTCGAGCACATAGTTGACGGCGTTTGTGTAAGCCGTCGCAATATCCAGGAACTGCTGTTTTTGGTCCTTGCTGAGTTCGAGTTTGAATCTACAGGTCAGAGTCACAGTCATTTGTTCAATCACCTCATCTATATATTAACACTATTGAATCTGGAGGTGGTACACATGTCTGCT contains the following coding sequences:
- a CDS encoding thioredoxin family protein; its protein translation is MAKKVEILGKGCPRCKQTEKIVRMAIEELGIDAVVEKVQDINEIVSRGVVATPAVAVDGKVVISGKIPSLDEVKKVLQQA
- a CDS encoding HEPN domain-containing protein yields the protein MNEKEKIIEYWRRRARECLDDAKLLLKNERLHSAVNRIYYALFYQVSALLLAKGLSFSKHSGVLAAFNREFVKTGKVNKELGKFYNRMFEHRKTGDYGELVEFEEENVKDWIRKAEGFLDAIEKLIEDLKRA
- a CDS encoding PAS domain-containing protein, whose amino-acid sequence is MSKPSSFRERVADEIDPVVSPETYEKLPDEIKRVAGMLTPDTEYSLVRDNDIKIESGYLSLEELNAIFKTLPFDITFVDKHGRVRFFSGGHRIFHRAPTVLGRPVQFCHPPRSVHIVNKILKAFKEGRKEPAEFWINMGDRKIHIRYFQVLDKEGNYLGTLEVVQDITRIKELEGEKRLLDWEN
- a CDS encoding RNA-guided endonuclease InsQ/TnpB family protein: MKGWSKHFEYLKSGKIGDPILTYDKSSKTFFLLVPVTLEVQEHQPKEILGVDVGERHIAAATSTKGTRYLIDLPEEFKQRKQHYQRLRSELMSKGTRSAKRKLARISRREKRFTENVLHIIAKKLITSHPGARFVLEDLTQIRANRITYRGKDKEARRQSEQWPFASLQQKIEYKAKLYYGVQSEKVDPSYTSQTCPRCGHVSKENRPDHGERFVCQNCGYEEHADIVGAINIALRVLVKDQQGNLEKLLGADVSRPDAPRLG
- a CDS encoding ArsR/SmtB family transcription factor translates to MKLHELFHILSNETRLKILTLLLEKEMCVCQILASIGTTQPNISQHLHVLKNHGIVKSRREDSFVYYSIDERFLEKYPFLITILERARKEYGVKAVNSCSLQNLSNKE
- a CDS encoding transposase, with the translated sequence MTVTLTCRFKLELSKDQKQQFLDIATAYTNAVNYVLEQNLKDKSTNVKKLHKLYYSTIREKFCLPAQIAINVNRDVSAMYKTLWAQFKELKRRKPDSKAVKKFWDKPPKRKSLIVKYTYNRTASFKKINGEWHASPHFKVESNGSR
- a CDS encoding nucleotidyltransferase domain-containing protein, which codes for MEILQILSEFKKRVSEKFGEVEVVLFGSCARGSTREESDIDVFVILDRDVDIKVKESIYDIAYEFNLNYDIVLDVSVYSKKEWDRYRKILPFIVNVEKEGIIV
- a CDS encoding permease, translating into MATFILIALIFVAFYFVPFGHPIVDQSILNGFYLLHEYAREHVLLCLVPAFFIAGTISVMLKKDAVLKLLGPNAKRIISYPVAAISGGILAVCSCTILPLFGGIYKKGAGIGPATTFLFAGPAINIAAIFLTARVLGWDLGLARLIATITAAVLIGLIMEMIYQERGEGGLAFTSDDDQYGVRGIIFFLIQLGFLVTSSLGINQTLKYSLMTLLGISALFMALFGFKRDTVENWLYETWDFAKKILPYLFIGVFFAGVLTRLLPQQVVTALLGSNSFLSNLVASVIGTLMYFATLTEVPIVQALRELGMAKGPTLALLMAGNSLSLPSMIVITKLLGKKKAFTYFGLVVVFSTLFGMIYGVI